The nucleotide window AAATCCAGATATCCACACAAGAAATTTTGTCAATCGGTTGGCGAGTGAGAATCAGTACAGCTACGGTCAGCATCGCGCAGTGGAAAGGTATAAGGCTACATTGGATGCTGCGCTGGATCAAGCATTCCCAGAGTTGAAGGCGGCACAGGCCGAGTCGACCGAGACCAAGTAAGGAGCTTTGCCTGACACGAATCGACGCGTTTATACCCTTCGCCGGAAGCCAGACGGCGGCTATGGCCTCATTCCACTTGCGTCTCACACTCGCTCAAATGATACTTGTAGGCAAAGTCACGCGCAAGCACGCACGATTGCAACTGTAGCGAAACAAAGTATCAACGTTATACAGATAGCCATGTGACAGCGGTGAACACGGACAAGAGCAAAGTTTCATGGATCAAAGCCCCACCTTCCGTCGATCTTTCGACCGTACAGCTTCTCTGCATTCTCAAGAACCTCTTTGCGACCTTTGAATTCGAGTCCTTTGGGACCCATCTCTTCGAGTCGGAATCCGCCAAACCCTTGAATTGGCTCGCCGTTCTCGGTGTTGCTCTTGAATGCTTCCGGCACAGGCAGCGTGGCGGGCATCCATCGTTGGGCTCCTCTTCGGTCCTGTCTGCGCAGGAGACCAAGAGCGATCTTGACTTCTTCTGCCAACCAGCCAGCCGAATGTTTGGGGAAAGCGCGCGCGTAGACCGGCTCGTTCTCGTACCACGACAGCTCCATCCGCCAAGCGGCTGGCTTGAACCGCTTTTCGGCATCTTTAGACGTCGGGGCATCAGCGTGGAGGTGTCCGCCAACGGGGCACACCTTGCCATCCTGAGCACGTGCGCCAGAAGCAGGGCAAACAGCAGGGATACCGTCCGAGAGGAGACTTTCGATCGAAAACACATGTCCATTTTCATCGGCTGCAACAGGAATGTTGCTGAGAGGCTTGCTCCTTGGTAGCATCAAGGTTCGCATGACCAAGGCGCGAATGCCAAACATGACGTCCTTGAACGTCACGATCCAGGCAGGCGCTGGAGGATAGCCGATCGCCTCTCTGAGCCTCTGGTCCATGAACGAGGAGACGAGGTTCCTTGCAAATCCATGGGCGAACTGAGGCAGAGCATACATGAGCAAGTTGGTCGTGTGATCCGCAACGTCCTTATTGCACTGCTGGAAAACCATGTAGTTTCGTTCATAGTCTCGGCTCCATTCGGTAAAGTCTTGCAGGTTGTCAGGGATGTCGGTGATGCCCATGCATCTACCAATGTGGTAGAAGAGCGCAAAAAGCGCTTCCTTTTCGAGTGCACTGAAGGATCGCCATTCGTACTGATCAACCCACTTGGCAGGTTCGATAACGAAGGTGCTGAGAGTGTACTTGAGATCGTCGTTGGAGAtcttgctcttccacctGCCATGCAGATAGTTGACACGGGCTAAAGCGATAGACGATCGAGGGTCATCGGGATCTTCCCCGAAATGCTCCCAATTGTCGTCGCCGTCGTCCGAGCTACGTGATTCCGCCTCTCCGCCGTCAGGTAGATCCAGACGAGGCACGGGAAACGTCATGAACGCCTGAATCAAGGCGGCGGTATCGACATATCGACGACCTGCATTCTCAGCTTTGCCGAGCTGACCAGTGTGCAACAAGAGCGAAGAGATGGTGGGAATACCATAGGTTCGGAAGAGCGCAAACTCGAGCGACTTTGCAAAGACAAACGGATAGTCAAAGTTGCCAGACAGACGCGCGATGCGCTGTGCATCGCGTATGCCCTTGTACGAATCGATCATACGTGGTTTGTCCGGATTGGCACCGACACTGGGGAGAGAGTAGCGTGTACCATAGCGTTTGTGAATGTGACGGTAGTGCGAGAATCGGCGGAGCTGCACACGGACCAGGTGGACGGCTAGCAGCGCGGCGGCCCAAATGTGCCAGCTGATCATTTCCATATAAAGACGATGGTGGGCAAATGTAATCGAGAAAGGAGGGACAAGagtcgaagaggaggagatGGATGCATGAGTTTGCGCGATGATGCGGGGTATTTGAAGCAAGTTCAGCTTCAGCAGGGCGGGGAAGGAGGGGAAATAGAGCTGCGTAGCATGCATGTAGAAGGGTCGTGAGTATAGGACCCTTGTCCAGTGCGCACCAATCGCGAATGAGGCGTTGTGCGTTTTGCGCAGACACGTCAGCTGCCCAATGCAGTCAAGGGCGACAAGCAGCTGGGAATGCAACGGTATGTGATGGTTTGATTCCAGACCAAGAGTTGCAACTGTAACCTGTCAATCTGTCAGCCTTTCGGTTACTCGGGCCAGCCTTGCCGGTAGGTGCAGCGCCTGCGATAGCTGAGAGCCACAAGCGAAACCTAAAGAATATGGTTCGTGCATACAAGcctgtgattcgtggttgttgTGGCACACGCTCAGACATGTCGAACGTTCCTTAGAAAACAATCGGGAATGGGGAATGGCTGGGCAGCACGCTAGTGTACCATTATCACCCCTTTGCTTGGAACAAGACTacgaagccaagctcgaaggcGTGTGAGAACAACATAACCTGCACTAAACTCACTCGACTGCGCCAAGGATTGAGGGTCGTGGATGCCTTTGAGCTTTATGCATTGGATCGCGGGGTTTTCCCCGCATTGCGGCTGGTTCGCGTTGGCTTCTGCTGCTTATTACCGCACCTATCTGATCACAGATCACATCACATCAGATCGTATCACGAGCAACACGTGAGAACCACATCTGCTAGCCGACAAAATAGTATGAATAGAAACGCGCACTGCTCTGCCAACCTCTCAAGCCAAGTTCGGCTTATGTGTCTGTCTGTTCGGCACAGGGTCACGTTTCTCCGCAACCCAGCGCGCCAGGACATCTCGTTGCTAACATttttcgacgtcgacgatACTACCAAGTAGGTCTGAAAGGGATCAGACGCTTGCATCGATCCTGGCTTATTGCTTGTGAAAGCCGTACATTGATCTCTTCTTTGCCCCTCTTCGCCTGCTGCGAGGCACAAGAAGCTAACGTCAATCATGTGGGAAAACTGCGCCTCCGAAAGGCAGGCGAAACACAAAGTTATCCGCACGCTTCTCTGCATGGTCTCGACAAGGATCTGCACTAGCTAGAAcgtgttgatgatgataCATTTCGGAGCATCATCGGTTTGCGAAGCATCGAAATGCCGCCCGTTCAAGCTACCATAGCAATACAAAAAAAAGACACCCGAAAGAGCAAGAATCATGTGAAAAGCAGTCCGATTCGTAAATTGGCACTTCTGTTTGCGCCAAAATTAGAAGCCAGAAAAGGTGTGCGGCCAGGCTCCGCCAGTGGCACTGCCAGCGCCAATGCTGTTGGGAGTGCCAGCGTTGGACGATGAGGTGACGTAGTCTAGCGGTGAATGGTGGTGCGAGTGGTGACTGCCAGCGTGTTGtgcgagatggtgatggtgagcaTGGTGATGAGGTTGCTGATGGTCGTGAGCAGCTGACGCCCCACCTGGATGTGATGCATGGATGGAAGATGCTGCGTGGTGGTGCGAGTGGGTGGCGTGATGATCATCAGGTTGGGACGAGTGTTGATCGGCTGAGTTGTCGTGGATCCAATGTGACATGGGTGTGTGGCCGACGTTGACGTTTGCGTTACTAGTGTGAGGAATGTTGTACGATTGTGATGAGGATCCTGCCCCTCCTTCTTCTGTTAACGCCGCTGTtgtggaagacgaggcttctgcatcgtcaTAGGCACCTGCCATGCTGTGCAAAAGATGATTGTCGTATGAAACAGCCTGGTTCTGTTGttgctttgtgcttgcgcttgcatCTGCGTTGGATCGACCCAGACCTCTTCCCTCGCCTGTCTTTTCACGTCTGGCGGCGCCTCCGCCGGGCAGTCTGCTGCTGGGGACGCTCTCGTGTCGAGGGACAATATCGATCAAAAAGTCAAACAAGTCTGAGCGACCAATAGCACCGGTGACATCGGATCTCTGGATCGTTCTCCTCTTGTGCTCTTCAGCGATCAGAAAGGCGCGGCATGTCAAGTCGGAGATGAAGATCTCACAAGCGCGTGCGAATAGGATTGGTGCTTCAGCCGAGATCATCTTAACTTGATCGTCGGACTTCATCACTTTTTTGATACGCGCGAGCGGAAGCTGGCCTTGGGTGGGCAAACCGGATTTGAAGTCGACAATGTTGCCATCCGCATCTCCACCTTGTTCTACGAGGTCCATTTGGTATCTCCAGAAGGAGGCTTGGAAGTCGTCAAGATCTTGAGATGCATGCACGAGTGGACCCGAGGCAGGCAAGGTGCTGGCAGCATGACTGGACGAGGGgacagcggcagcggcagcggtaGCAATGGCGGTGGCGCCATCGTTGGAAGCTATTGAGGATGCGCGAGAGCGCTTGTTGGGAGTCATGTGGATGGATATGCAATATGATCGATGCTGGGGCCTTGTAGTGAGTGGTGTTTGCGAGCGTTGAGGGGTGTGTATGGATGGACGATGCGGATCACCAGGAGAGTCGGGTCGCATGTTCAGCGTGGGGCTAAAAAATTCGCTTTTGCGCTGCAAACTTTTCGCGTGGGTTCCGAGTTCCGACGAGTTTCTAGCGGCGATTGTGGCTATCAGATAGGCGACGTGCAGTTGGCACCTGCAGCATAacttattcacgattgatgatTGACGACGTCGTGGCGTGGCATGGCGTTTGGTACCGCGTAACAATATTTTCGACCAATGTTAGACTGGCAGCTTGTATG belongs to Mycosarcoma maydis chromosome 3, whole genome shotgun sequence and includes:
- a CDS encoding uncharacterized protein (related to CCAAT-binding transcription factor subunit aab-1), translated to MTPNKRSRASSIASNDGATAIATAAAAAVPSSSHAASTLPASGPLVHASQDLDDFQASFWRYQMDLVEQGGDADGNIVDFKSGLPTQGQLPLARIKKVMKSDDQVKMISAEAPILFARACEIFISDLTCRAFLIAEEHKRRTIQRSDVTGAIGRSDLFDFLIDIVPRHESVPSSRLPGGGAARREKTGEGRGLGRSNADASASTKQQQNQAVSYDNHLLHSMAGAYDDAEASSSTTAALTEEGGAGSSSQSYNIPHTSNANVNVGHTPMSHWIHDNSADQHSSQPDDHHATHSHHHAASSIHASHPGGASAAHDHQQPHHHAHHHHLAQHAGSHHSHHHSPLDYVTSSSNAGTPNSIGAGSATGGAWPHTFSGF